The DNA region CAAAACATTGGAAAAACGATTCTATCTACTTAAATAACAGGCTCATCAACATAACAATCATAATGGGCCTGCATAAAAACATGCAAGTTGTGTTTGTTTGATGAAGATTAATCGAATACATTTTTCCCTAACTATTCGAACGATTCAGTAGTCTTGAGAACTCCAGGAGCAAGGTCAGGTCTGAATAATTCATCAACTATCCTAATAGTCAGATTGGATTTAAGTGATGGCAAATAGCTCAACGTTTGATCATGCTCAAATAAAGCTATTTTAGTTGGTTGAGTTGTTTGACATCTCAATGTATAGGGGTAAGAATATCCTTATACATTGTCGGAGATTGTGATATGACAACCAAGCACAAAGAGCGCAGCGCTAGTAATGCTCTTAAAAAAACGACGACCAAAGCTGCTGGTAATGGCTCAAAAAAACGCAATGTATCAGCAGGTGATATCGCCCCAGACAATACTGCAGAAGGTATTGAAAGCTTTGCTGTGCATGAAAAAATATCCGCTGCTCAAGCATCTAAGTTTGAGGCTGTGCAAGATATTATCCAAAGAATCTCTAGCAGTGATTTATCAACCCTGCCTGAAGCATTACATACCATCATAAAAGGCGCATCGCCCGACGATGCTGCGGCATTAACCAAAGCGTTAACGGTTATTAACGATACAAACACCATGAAATTGCGCTTACGCAATGATCAAGCGCTGGCTAAAGACTGGCGAGATGGTGGATACCCTTACCAAAACCTACTCTCACGAAAATCTTACGAAAAACAAAAATACCATCTGCAAGTAGAGTTATTAAAGCTACAGGCTTGGGTCAAAGAGACTGGGCAGCGTGTTGTGATTCTGTTTGAAGGGCGCGATGCAGCAGGCAAAGGTGGCACAATCAGGCGCTTCATGGAGCATCTTAACCCACGTGGTGCGCGTGTTGTAGCACTTGAAAAACCAAGTGAGGTCGAACGTGGCCAATGGTACTTTCAGCGCTATGTTTCACAGTTACCAACCGCTGGTGAAATCGTATTATTTGACCGCTCCTGGTACAACCGTGCAGGCGTGGAGCGCGTCATGGGGTTTTGCAACAATGATGAGTACCTTGAATTTATGCGTCAAGCCCCTGACTTTGAGCGTAACCTCACACGGTGCGGTATACACGTGATTAAGTTCTGGTTTTCTGTCAGCCGCTCTGAACAACGCAGACGTTTCAGAGAGCGTGAAATGCACCCTCTCAAACAATGGAAACTCAGCCCGATTGACTTAGCCTCTCTCGACAAATGGGATGACTACACAAAAGCAAAAGAAGCCATGTTCTTTCATACGGATACAGCTGACTCACCTTGGACGGTGATCAAATCTGATTGTAAAAAGCGAGCGCGCCTGAATGCCATGCGCTATGTTTTACACAAACTACCGTATACCAATAAAGATATTGATGCGATTGGCAACTTAGACCTGCTGCTAGTAGGACGAGCACACATTGTTTATGAACGTGGTGAGCATAATCATATTATTCTTTAACACTGCTAAATTTAAGCCCTGTCGAA from Methylotenera sp. L2L1 includes:
- the ppk2 gene encoding polyphosphate kinase 2, which produces MTTKHKERSASNALKKTTTKAAGNGSKKRNVSAGDIAPDNTAEGIESFAVHEKISAAQASKFEAVQDIIQRISSSDLSTLPEALHTIIKGASPDDAAALTKALTVINDTNTMKLRLRNDQALAKDWRDGGYPYQNLLSRKSYEKQKYHLQVELLKLQAWVKETGQRVVILFEGRDAAGKGGTIRRFMEHLNPRGARVVALEKPSEVERGQWYFQRYVSQLPTAGEIVLFDRSWYNRAGVERVMGFCNNDEYLEFMRQAPDFERNLTRCGIHVIKFWFSVSRSEQRRRFREREMHPLKQWKLSPIDLASLDKWDDYTKAKEAMFFHTDTADSPWTVIKSDCKKRARLNAMRYVLHKLPYTNKDIDAIGNLDLLLVGRAHIVYERGEHNHIIL